The Fervidobacterium thailandense genome window below encodes:
- a CDS encoding TM1802 family CRISPR-associated protein, whose amino-acid sequence IERGGVNVADYVELSVLGDDVKQYVETLKLNEQELGLFLLGMLVSFVAKEQAKKGDGKKVILEKINYYGMPLTKVLSFANEIFEKLIQYKVLNSYTELIHSLAKSYLDKNLKDWKLTPQENVYWIKSGYAYQTKKFILSSNSKED is encoded by the coding sequence TTATCGAGAGAGGGGGTGTAAACGTGGCTGATTACGTCGAATTGTCGGTGCTGGGGGACGATGTTAAACAGTATGTTGAAACACTCAAACTGAACGAACAAGAACTTGGCTTGTTCCTTTTGGGTATGCTTGTCTCATTCGTTGCTAAGGAACAAGCAAAGAAGGGGGATGGTAAGAAGGTCATACTCGAGAAGATCAACTACTACGGAATGCCACTAACAAAAGTCCTTAGCTTTGCAAACGAGATCTTCGAAAAGCTAATCCAGTACAAGGTTCTAAACTCCTACACTGAGTTAATTCACTCTCTGGCAAAAAGCTACCTTGACAAAAACTTGAAGGATTGGAAACTGACACCTCAAGAAAACGTATACTGGATCAAATCGGGATACGCGTATCAAACAAAGAAGTTTATACTAAGCTCGAACTCAAAAGAAGACTAA
- the cas7b gene encoding type I-B CRISPR-associated protein Cas7/Csh2, translating to MAEALKRNSEILLLYDALLTNPNGDPDDENKPRYDYDTRRNLVSDVRLKRYLRDYWLNKGYGVYVSKEEGKAVTATKKVEDLLKDATSREECVQKVTETFIDVRYFGATIPLTKKIANLDSITLTGAVQFTWGYSMHPTEILHSSSITSQLAGRESDHGTIGKDWRIKYSLLAFYGIISAWRAKELFLTDEDVERFDVDILKALKLMTTTRSKIGQTPRLYMRIEWNDDETFHGDLRDLVKVEVLSQHTPASIEDLKIDVSELGRFVHDPRVNKIKLWIDEEFKAKALGTEKLEGDKVSIITI from the coding sequence ATGGCGGAAGCACTCAAAAGAAACTCCGAAATATTACTCCTTTACGATGCGCTTCTCACTAATCCAAATGGAGACCCCGATGATGAAAACAAACCCCGATACGATTACGACACCCGTAGAAATCTTGTAAGTGACGTGCGACTGAAAAGGTATCTGAGAGATTACTGGTTGAACAAAGGCTATGGTGTTTATGTATCGAAAGAAGAGGGGAAAGCGGTAACAGCTACAAAGAAAGTTGAGGATCTCTTAAAAGATGCAACGAGCAGAGAAGAGTGTGTGCAAAAGGTAACGGAAACGTTTATAGATGTTAGGTACTTCGGCGCTACGATCCCATTGACGAAAAAAATTGCAAACCTGGACTCTATTACGCTTACCGGTGCAGTACAGTTTACATGGGGATATTCCATGCATCCTACAGAAATCCTTCACTCTTCGAGCATCACATCCCAACTTGCAGGTCGGGAATCAGATCATGGAACCATTGGAAAAGATTGGAGAATAAAGTACTCGCTGCTTGCTTTCTACGGAATCATTAGCGCTTGGAGAGCTAAAGAGTTGTTCTTAACCGACGAAGACGTTGAAAGATTTGATGTAGATATCCTCAAGGCTCTCAAACTCATGACCACAACCCGCAGCAAGATAGGGCAAACACCACGTTTGTACATGCGAATTGAATGGAACGACGACGAAACATTCCACGGAGATTTGAGGGACTTGGTGAAGGTTGAAGTATTGAGCCAGCACACACCAGCTTCCATCGAAGACCTCAAAATTGATGTCTCCGAGCTGGGAAGGTTCGTTCATGATCCAAGAGTAAACAAGATAAAGCTCTGGATCGATGAAGAATTTAAAGCTAAAGCTCTTGGAACAGAGAAACTCGAGGGGGATAAGGTATCGATTATAACCATCTGA
- the cas5b gene encoding type I-B CRISPR-associated protein Cas5b, giving the protein MPKALVFQLSGKMAHFRKFYTNSSSLSYYFPPKTAVSGIIAAMLGLQRDSYYDTFSEPACITVEILTPLRKKIHVVNYLLVKQPSDIRGTSGGTQVPLEFVTASNFPENLTYNVYFTHQDTSLYNRLKETLQKGLYKYPVYLGITELPASVAFFGEFEFEERNPSGTLEICTPVPIEKVENLTDLMFENINVHKDKMPVHFTTQRTLKKVTDYIFRPDGQPIRVKLVGPIVHFPELGKNIVWL; this is encoded by the coding sequence ATGCCAAAAGCCTTGGTATTTCAACTTTCAGGTAAAATGGCTCACTTTCGAAAGTTCTACACGAATTCATCTTCTTTGTCGTACTACTTTCCACCAAAAACTGCAGTCAGTGGAATAATAGCAGCAATGCTCGGACTCCAAAGGGATAGTTATTACGACACCTTTTCAGAACCAGCGTGTATAACTGTGGAAATCCTCACCCCACTACGCAAAAAGATCCACGTAGTGAATTATCTGCTGGTAAAACAACCGTCGGACATCAGAGGTACCAGCGGGGGAACACAGGTGCCTTTGGAATTCGTAACAGCTTCAAACTTTCCTGAAAATTTAACTTACAACGTGTACTTCACACATCAGGACACGTCGTTGTACAACCGGTTGAAAGAGACACTACAGAAAGGTTTGTACAAATACCCCGTGTACCTTGGAATAACTGAGCTCCCAGCAAGTGTAGCTTTCTTCGGAGAGTTTGAATTTGAAGAGCGAAATCCATCGGGTACTTTGGAAATTTGCACACCCGTACCCATAGAAAAAGTTGAGAACCTAACCGACTTAATGTTCGAAAACATCAACGTTCACAAAGACAAAATGCCAGTGCACTTTACAACGCAAAGAACACTCAAAAAGGTTACAGACTACATCTTTCGCCCAGACGGTCAACCTATTCGTGTAAAGTTGGT